From Deltaproteobacteria bacterium RIFCSPHIGHO2_02_FULL_44_16, the proteins below share one genomic window:
- a CDS encoding bifunctional demethylmenaquinone methyltransferase/2-methoxy-6-polyprenyl-1,4-benzoquinol methylase — MTSLLKNSPDATKIKSMFNAISHRYDRANTILSGGIHHLWRKKVVAWSGASQGMNILDCATGTGDLAIAFKKAVESEGKVIGTDFSSAMLALATEKASRKGMTIPFEEADVLKLQYPENSFDITSIAFGIRNVADPIKGLSELARVTRPGGCVMVLEFGQPTFPIWKECYQFYSKYLLPKLGGLITGKRDAYEYLHNSSEYFPCREKFVKLMQATTMFSSVEYRSLTGGVAWMYKGMVK, encoded by the coding sequence ATGACTTCTCTCCTCAAGAATTCACCTGATGCGACAAAAATCAAATCGATGTTTAACGCCATCTCGCATCGATACGATCGTGCAAACACAATTCTTTCTGGCGGCATTCATCATCTTTGGAGAAAAAAAGTTGTTGCGTGGAGCGGCGCTTCGCAGGGAATGAATATTCTGGATTGCGCAACTGGAACAGGTGATCTTGCAATTGCCTTTAAAAAGGCAGTGGAATCTGAAGGGAAAGTCATCGGTACAGATTTTTCGTCTGCAATGCTCGCACTTGCTACCGAAAAAGCGTCCAGAAAAGGGATGACAATCCCTTTTGAAGAAGCTGATGTCTTAAAACTTCAATATCCGGAAAATTCTTTTGACATTACGAGCATCGCCTTTGGTATTCGCAATGTGGCTGATCCGATAAAGGGTCTTTCCGAACTTGCTCGCGTTACTCGTCCTGGTGGATGTGTGATGGTTCTCGAGTTTGGTCAGCCAACATTTCCGATCTGGAAAGAATGTTATCAGTTTTATTCAAAGTATCTTCTCCCAAAATTAGGCGGACTCATCACGGGGAAACGTGATGCTTATGAATACCTTCACAATTCCTCAGAATATTTTCCTTGTCGCGAAAAATTTGTAAAACTCATGCAAGCAACAACAATGTTTTCGTCGGTTGAATATCGAAGCCTCACCGGCGGTGTGGCGTGGATGTATAAAGGAATGGTGAAGTAA
- a CDS encoding chorismate synthase, protein MPANSFGQHFRITTFGESHGIALGVVIDGCPAGVLFDETLLHEWMQRRRPGSSSVVSSRNESDIPEILSGMFEGKTLGTPIAIIVRNQDARSEDYQKIKNNPRPGHADDVWQEKFGHADYRGGGRASGRETGARVMAAAIAQMFVQTISPEILIQGVITQIGPLTLTPEEQKNHFTGRVEKFLLQAKEEGKNYGGVVDLTIAGAPKGLGQPVFHKFKSDLASAYMSVGATSAVEIGDGFASASAEGSEFHRRGETESPYGGIRGGITTGEPISVRVAFKPPASVLDVAKKGRHDPCIVPRALPVCEAMTWLVLADHLLWQRLDRII, encoded by the coding sequence ATGCCCGCTAATTCTTTCGGACAACACTTTCGCATTACCACGTTTGGTGAAAGTCATGGGATCGCACTTGGCGTTGTGATCGATGGATGTCCTGCAGGAGTTTTATTTGACGAAACGTTGCTTCACGAATGGATGCAGCGCCGTCGACCTGGATCGAGTTCAGTGGTTTCATCTCGAAATGAATCGGATATTCCTGAAATTTTAAGTGGCATGTTTGAAGGAAAAACTTTGGGAACACCGATTGCAATAATTGTTCGCAATCAAGATGCTCGTTCTGAAGATTATCAGAAGATAAAAAACAATCCGAGGCCAGGACACGCAGATGATGTGTGGCAAGAGAAGTTTGGTCATGCTGACTATCGCGGTGGAGGACGAGCTTCAGGTCGTGAAACAGGAGCGCGCGTAATGGCAGCAGCGATAGCACAGATGTTTGTGCAAACAATCTCTCCAGAAATTTTAATTCAAGGAGTGATCACCCAAATTGGTCCACTGACATTGACTCCCGAAGAGCAAAAAAATCATTTCACAGGACGAGTTGAAAAATTTCTCTTGCAAGCAAAGGAAGAGGGGAAAAATTATGGTGGAGTGGTTGATCTTACGATTGCGGGAGCTCCAAAAGGTCTTGGACAACCTGTTTTCCACAAATTCAAATCAGATCTGGCATCGGCATATATGAGTGTTGGCGCAACGTCGGCCGTAGAAATTGGAGATGGTTTCGCTTCTGCATCAGCAGAAGGATCAGAGTTTCATCGACGAGGAGAAACAGAATCTCCCTATGGTGGAATTCGTGGAGGGATTACAACAGGCGAACCGATTTCTGTTCGCGTTGCCTTCAAACCTCCGGCATCTGTGCTCGATGTTGCCAAAAAAGGTCGCCACGACCCTTGCATTGTCCCACGAGCACTTCCTGTCTGTGAGGCCATGACCTGGCTCGTTCTTGCGGATCACCTCTTATGGCAACGATTGGATCGAATTATATAG
- a CDS encoding 4-hydroxy-3-methylbut-2-en-1-yl diphosphate synthase: MTEFYFIRSHNMKPRRHSHEVTIGNVKVGGKNPVIVQSMTNTDTADIEGSVKQVIELADAGSELVRLTVNVDDAAKAIPHIKEKLLAKNYETPLIGDFHYNGHTLLTKYPDCAQALDKYRINPGNVGFGQKHDENFKQMIDVALKNNKPVRIGVNWGSIDQSIVIRLMDSNTKAAHPKAAGDIMIDAMVESALSSVKMANEYGMSDDKIVISVKMSVLQDMVKAYEILASKCNHVLHLGLTEAGMSFKGAVSSSAALSILLQQGIGDTIRVSLTPQPGASRTEEVRLCQYILQSLGVRQFKPSVTACPGCGRTTNTLFQEMALDMEQFFDAKLPEWKKRGYKGVEQLRIAVMGCIVNGPGESKHSDIGISLPGTGEHPKAPVFIDGAKVTTLEGPQMMTEFKKLVEDYVERKYASNE; the protein is encoded by the coding sequence ATGACAGAATTCTATTTTATAAGGAGTCATAATATGAAACCACGACGACATAGTCACGAAGTTACGATTGGAAATGTAAAAGTCGGTGGAAAAAATCCGGTCATTGTACAGTCAATGACAAACACTGACACTGCTGATATTGAAGGTTCTGTAAAACAGGTTATCGAACTTGCAGATGCCGGCTCTGAGCTTGTTCGCCTCACGGTCAATGTTGACGATGCTGCCAAAGCAATCCCTCACATTAAAGAAAAACTTCTCGCGAAAAATTATGAAACTCCTCTCATCGGTGACTTTCATTATAATGGGCACACGCTTCTGACAAAATATCCCGATTGTGCTCAGGCGCTCGATAAGTATCGCATCAATCCCGGCAATGTCGGTTTTGGACAAAAGCATGATGAAAATTTCAAGCAGATGATTGATGTCGCGCTGAAAAATAACAAACCTGTGCGCATTGGCGTGAACTGGGGTTCCATTGATCAATCAATTGTAATCCGCCTGATGGATTCGAATACGAAAGCGGCCCACCCGAAAGCAGCGGGTGACATTATGATCGATGCCATGGTGGAGAGTGCGCTCAGTTCTGTGAAGATGGCGAATGAGTATGGAATGTCGGACGATAAAATTGTGATCAGCGTAAAAATGAGTGTGCTGCAAGATATGGTGAAAGCTTATGAAATACTGGCCAGCAAGTGCAATCATGTATTGCACTTAGGGCTTACGGAAGCTGGTATGAGTTTTAAGGGAGCAGTCTCATCATCTGCAGCTCTTTCGATTTTATTGCAGCAGGGGATTGGAGATACCATTCGTGTTTCACTGACCCCTCAACCAGGTGCATCGCGCACAGAAGAGGTTCGACTTTGTCAGTACATCTTGCAATCGCTTGGTGTGCGACAATTTAAGCCGTCTGTTACCGCATGTCCTGGATGTGGTCGTACAACAAACACGCTTTTCCAAGAAATGGCACTCGATATGGAACAATTTTTTGATGCGAAACTTCCGGAGTGGAAAAAGAGAGGATACAAAGGTGTTGAACAGCTTCGTATTGCGGTGATGGGATGTATTGTGAACGGTCCTGGTGAATCAAAGCATTCAGATATCGGCATCTCACTTCCAGGAACCGGAGAACATCCGAAAGCGCCGGTGTTTATCGATGGCGCGAAAGTGACAACGCTCGAAGGTCCGCAGATGATGACAGAGTTTAAAAAGCTCGTGGAAGATTATGTTGAACGGAAGTATGCTAGCAATGAATGA